Proteins from one Pseudoliparis swirei isolate HS2019 ecotype Mariana Trench chromosome 22, NWPU_hadal_v1, whole genome shotgun sequence genomic window:
- the gpn2 gene encoding GPN-loop GTPase 2 produces MSSHAGAASSLRFGQVVIGPPGSGKTTYCRAMQEFLTQLGRKVVIVNMDPANEGLPYSCAVDIAELVALDDVMEGLKLGPNGGLIYSMEYVEVNMDWLEKKLKEHGDCYFLFDCPGQVELYTHHTSVKNIFAQLSKCNFRLAAVHLVDSHFCADPAKFISVLCTSLSTMLHMELPHVNILSKIDLIEQYGKLAFNLDFYTEVMDLTYLLDHLTADPFFKKFHRLNEKLAEVIQDYSLVSFVPLSVKDKESMIQVLRAVDNANGHCFGDLEERNLQAMMSAAVGADFQFDSTLGVQERHVETSGKTVEEEMMDL; encoded by the exons ATGTCCAGTCACGCGGGAGCAGCGTCCTCCCTGCGCTTCGGCCAGGTGGTCATCGGACCTCCGGGCTCAGGAAAAACCACCTACTGTCGGGCCATGCAGGAGTTCCTGACTCAGCTCGGACGCAAGGTGGTCATTGTGAACATGGACCCCGCCAACGAAGGACTTCCGTATTCCTGCGCGGTGGACATCGCGGAGCTGGTGGCTCTGGATGACGTCATGGAGGGCTTGAAGCTTGGACCCAACGGCGGGCTCATCTACTCCATGGAGTACGTTGAAGTCAACATGGACTGGTTGGAGAAGAAGCTGAAGGAGCACGGTGACTGTTACTTCTTGTTTGACTGCCCTGGACAAGTGGAGCTCTACACCCACCATACTTCAGTCAAAAATATATTCGCACAGCTGTCCAAGTGCAATTTCAGG CTGGCGGCTGTGCACCTGGTGGACTCTCACTTCTGCGCAGACCCAGCCAAGTTCATCTCTGTGCTTTGCACCTCTCTGTCCACCATGCTGCACATGGAGCTCCCCCATGTCAACATCCTCTCCAAGATAGACTTGATTGAGCAGTATGGCAAACTGG CGTTCAACCTCGACTTCTACACAGAGGTCATGGACCTGACCTATCTTCTCGATCACCTCACTGCAGACCCCTTCTTTAAAAAGTTCCACCGTCTAAATGAAAAGTTGGCAGAGGTCATACAAGATTACAGCCTCGTCTCCTTTGTGCCTCTCAGTGTAAAG GACAAGGAGAGCATGATTCAGGTCTTACGAGCAGTCGACAATGCCAATGGCCACTGCTTTggagacctggaggagaggaatctGCAGGCCATGATGTCAGCTGCAGTGGGGGCCGACTTCCAGTTCGACTC TACACTTGGCGTGCAAGAGCGACATGTTGAAACCAGTGGAAAGACTGTGGAGGAGGAAATGATGGATCTGTAA